The sequence below is a genomic window from Granulicatella elegans.
ATATTCCACAAGATCCAGAAAGTTATGTTCACCGCATTGGACGTACAGGACGTGCGGGACAAGAAGGAATGTCAGTGACTTTTGTAACACCAAATGAAATGGATTATTTACGTGTAATTGAAGATTTAACTCGTAAGAGAATGACTGCATTACGTCCACCAACTCAAATGGAAGCAATAGAAGGACAAATGAAATCTGCCATTGAGCAAATTGATGAAAAGATGAAGTCAGTAGACACACGTCGTTTCAAAGAGGCTATTTCTTATTTATTAGATGAATATGAAGCAGATGAATTAGCAGCATTATTAGTGAGTGGAATGATTAAAGACCCAACAGAAATTCCTGTTAAAATCACTCCAGAACGTCCGTTACCAAGCCGTAAACGTGGTAATAGCCGTGGAAATTACAGTCGTAGTGATCGTAAAGATCACCGAGGCCGTAATGGTAAAGGAAGCTTCAAACGTAAAGAAGACCGCCGTGGTCGTGGTTTAGATGAGGAATATACTCGTGGATATAAGAGTAAAGATTCTCGTCGTAGAAATCATAAAAAGAAATCTGACAAAGGATTTACCATCCGTCAAAAATAATGAATGAAAAGACGACCTTAGTCGTCTTTTTTAATACAAAGCTACATAGTGTATGGTTAAATTTATTAGATTAATTTATAAACTTTTTAAAAATTTCTGACAAATATGATTTCATTTGATACAATAAGAGATACATTATGTTTTTAAAGGGAGAATGGAAATGGCAATTATTGGTGTCGGAATGGATGCAATTGAATTATCAAGAATCGAAAAAATTGTAGTACAAGATTCATCCTTTATTCAACGAGTATTAACTTCAAAGGAATATTCTGTCTATGAAACTTTAGGCATCAAAAGAAAAGTAGAATATTTAGCAGGAAGATTTGCAGCCAAAGAAGCTTATTCTAAAGCACTAGGGACTGGAATAGGAAAAGCTGTATCTTTTCAAGACATTGAAATTCTAAATGCTAAGACTGGACAACCAGTATTAACTGCTCCACACCATTATCAAAAACATGTCAGTATTACGCATACAAACCATGATGCGTACGCTGTTGTTATTTTAGAAAAGACTCCCTCAAATATAGAAGAAGGAAAGTGAAGATATGTTTCCTGCAATTCATAGGAATACACGTGTAATTATTAATTTAAATGCGATTAAACAAAATATTAAAACTGTCAAAGTCCATTATCCCAATACAGATATATTTGCCGTAGTAAAGGCAAATGCTTATGGACATGGAATGATGGAAGTTGCTAAAGCGGCTCATGAAGAAGGAGTTGCAGGTTTTTGTGTAGCATTGTTAGATGAAGCCATTCAATTAAGACAAGAAGGGTGCCAAGAAACGATTTTGATATTAGGAATTAGTCGATTAGAAGATGTGCCAATTCTTTGTGATTATCGTATTTCGACAACTGTTAGTTCCCTGAAATGGTTAAAAAAAGCCCAGACTCTAATTCCAGATGGAAAGCAACTGATTGTGCATTTAGCGATTGATACAGGGATGGGAAGAATTGGAGTTCGAACACCAGAACAAGTTCAAGAGATAGAACAATTTTTAAGAGAACATGATTCGCAATTTGTTTTTGAAGGAATCTTTACTCATTTTGCGACTGCTGATGAAGCAGATACGAGTCAGTTCGAACAGCAATTGGCATCATTTAATGAGTGTGTTGAAGCTTTAGAACAACGTCCAACTTATGTTCATTGTTCGAATTCAGCTGCAGCTATTTGGCATGAAGGATTAACAACAAATGTGATTCGATGGGGGATTGGTTTGTACGGATTAAATCCTTCTAATGGAGAATTACAACTTCCTGACACATTACAATTAGAAGAAGCATTAATTTGGGAAACGGAAATGGTTTATGTAAAACAACTACATGCAGGGGATACGATTAGTTATGGTGCTACTTATACTTGTAGTGAAGATGAATGGATTGCTACATTACCCGTAGGATATGCGGATGGCTACCTTCGTGCATATGTTCCTGGTGAAGTCATTGTTTCAGGGGTAAGATGTCCAATAGTTGGACGAGTTTGTATGGATCAATGTATGATTCGTCTTCCTTATGAAATGTCAGTAGGAACAAAGGTAACTCTATTAGGAAAAAATGGTAATGAGTGCATTACGGCAGAAGAATTGTCTCATAGAAGTCACACTATTTCATATGAATCATTATGTTTAATTAGTGATCGTGTGCCAAGAAGTTATAAATTATAATTAGGAGAAGGATAGATGGTAAAAAGAGGAGAAGTATATTTAGCAGACTTATCTCCTGTAGTAGGAAGTGAACAGGGAGGAAAACGTCCCGTTCTAATTGTTCAAAATGATGTTGGGAATCATTTTAGTACAACGGTAATTGTCGCTGCTATTACGGCAAAACATGAAAAAGCGAATTTACCAACGCATATTGAAATTCAAAAAGATCAATTTCAATTTAGTAAGGAATCTACTGTGTTATTAGAACAAGTTCGTACCATTGATAAAGTTCGATTAATTGAAAGAATAACAGAAGTCGATGATGCCTTTATGGAAAAAGTAAATGAAGGTCTCAGAATTAGTTTCGGAATTTAACAAAATAAGGCTCTTTGTCAAATAGGGTTGATGAAACAATTTTAGTGAAGGAATTAAGCAGCGTCAGGTTGCTTAATTCCTTTTTTAGTTGTTGGAGTAAATAGTTTAGACATTAGTAGAATTCTATTTCTAAAATGAGTAAAACTGCTGTAGCCATATGCATTTCTTTTAAGTACTTTTATCTTGTTGTTAATCCCTTCAATAGGTCCATTTGAAAGTGTTGGATACTCACAAGAATTTTGTAAATACGGTAAAAATTTCTTAAATGTTTGGAGAACACGATTTAATCCATCAGACAGAAGTTTTGGTTGTACACTCATCAATTCTTCTTTGAAATCATTGAAATTTCGCTCTTTAAAAACTTCTCTTAATTGATGTACTGTTTCATATTCTGGTTTAAGTGAAGGTACTTCTTGTAATAAATAATCTACAATTCCTTGAGAATGCGTTAACCAATCGAATAATCGGTAATAGCTGTAGTGATAGGATTGAAGGTCATCTCGATTTTTTAAGATTAGTTTCCAGTAACGTTTTAATTTATTATAAAGACGTCTATCTTTAAAGCGTACTTGATTCATTTTTCTTGTTCTTGTCTTGTTTAATTCTCTATTTAAAGCTTGAATAATATGAAATGGATCAATAATAATTTTAGCCTTAGGGAATAAACGTTTAATGACTTCAATGTATGGAGCATACATATCAATCGAAATTGTTTTAACATTTAAACGTGTTTGTAGAGGAAACTGGTTGAAATAACGAACTAAATTCTTCATTTTTCTATCTTGAACAACATCAACAAGTTGATGAGTAATAGCGTCACAATAAGCAAAACTCATACTAGATTCAGCGGAAGCTACAGACTTAAATTCATCCCAACACATATGTTCAGGTAACTCATTTAAAGGCTTAATTCTAAGAGATTCAGCAGTTTCATTGACAACTCTGCGAACAGTATGAACAGAAACATTCATTTCTTTAGCGATATGAGATTCAGAAACTGTTTCGCAAGCTTTGACTTTCATTTCATTTTTTACATTTTTAGAAATAAAAGCATTAAGGTCTACGATACTAGTTGTATCAGCAGTAAAACTATGAGAGCATTCACGGCAGAAGAAACGCTGTTTTCTTAATTTAAGAAAAGCAGGCAATCCAGAAACCGGATTAAGCGTAATTCTAGAAGTACGAGTACCGTTTTTAACAATAGAAAAATCACGATTTACACAACTACAGTTAGGGCAAGCGTCTAGGCAATAGGTATAGGTAGCGAAGAAAAACAAGCTTTTTTTCTTCTTAAAATACCCTTCTTCTACATTATCTTCCCATTTTACATTTTTATCTTTGATTTGTAGCACAACTTCTTGTATAGTAGTCATAGGGTTTCATCTCCTCTTAAATAGTTTAGACGCTTTTAATATAAGGGATGAAGCCCTTTTTGTATACACTAAAATAGGGTTGGTGGATTTTCTCCATCAACCCTATAAATTATAGAACCCAAAATAATACGAAAATGATGGAATAAGAAGTTAAAATTCTTATTCTATTTTTTTGCCTCAATGACTCCAATGTCATATTCAGGTCATATTTCTCTCTTATAGTAAATATATCAATTGAGAATAAAGGAGAAATTTACATGAAAATAGCATGGAATGAAATTAAATATCAACCTAAAAAATTTATTTTAATCGAGGTACTGATTGTCATTATGATGTTTATGGTCATATTTTTATCAGGATTAACAAATGGATTAGGAAGAACAATTACTGCACAAATTGAAAATTTTGGTGAAGTACAATATATTCTTTCAAAAGATTCAGAAGGAGTGATTCCTTTTTCAAATTTTACAAGCCAAAGTTTAACAGAAATTGAAGCATTAAAATTAGAAGAATCGTTTGGCTTAGTCATTCAACGTTCTTCTCTATCAAAAGAAAATGAAGACAGTACGCAAGATGTAACATTTTTTGCAGTGGATCACTTAAATCAAGTATCTAGCAAAGTAGAAACAATGAATTACTCATTAGAAAAATTAGGGAATCAAGAAGTGGTATTAGATGAATCGTATAAAGAAAAAGGCATTGCAGTAGGAGATACCATTCAAGATAAAGCGTCAAAAGACAATTTAACAGTCGTAGCTTTTGCCAAAAATGCTAAATATGGACATAGTTCCATTGCATTTGTCACTGCAGAAACATATGAAGCAATGCGTCAAAAAACTGATCCTAATTATACTTGGAAACCACAAACAATTGTAACAAAACAAGCGGTTGATTCTGACCAGTTGTCTAATCAGCTAATCGTATTTCAACCAAAACAACTAATTAAGAAAATCCCAGGATATACAGCTGAAAATATGACGTTAACGATGATTACATGGGTATTACTAGTAGCATCTTCAGCTATTTTAGGAGTGTTTTTCTACATTTTAACATTGCAAAAATTACAACAATTTGGTGTGTTAAAAGCTATTGGTATGTCGATGAAACAAATTACAGCCATTCAACTATCTCAAATCGGTATTTTATCAGTGATTGGAGTAGGAGTCGGATTGGCTTTAGCATTTGCCATGGCATTAGTTCTTCCAAGTGCGATGCCGTTTTATATGACCTTACAAGGAAATGTCACGATTGCATTGAGCTTTATTCTTATCGCTGTATTATGTGGAGCGTTATCGATTTTAAAAATTAAACAAGTAGATCCAATTGAAGTCATTGGTGGAAAGGGTGAATAGTATGTCAGTTATTGAATTAAAAAATATTACAAAATCATTTATGGACGGAATGCAAAAAAGAGAAATTCTCCATGATTTGAATTTAACCGTGAATAAAGGGGAATTTGTTGCGATTGTAGGGCCTTCAGGTTCAGGAAAGTCAACGTTTTTATCGATTGCTGGATTATTATTATCTTCTGATTCAGGAGAAATACGCATTGCAGATCAAAACTTAACGAATGTAACGCAAAGCGAATGGACTAAAAAACGTTTAGAATTATTAGGATTTATTTTCCAAGATCATCAATTATTGTCTTATATGACAGTTGGAAATCAATTAGAAGAAGTTTCTAAATTAAAAGGACAAAAAGATTCTGCTAAACGTAAAGAAGAAGTTCAAACATTATTAAAAGAATTAGGGGTAGACGGGTGTTATCATTTATACCCAAATCAAATTTCTGGTGGGCAAAAACAAAGAGTTGCTATTGCACGAGCGTTTATCGGAAATCCGCAATTAATTTTAGCAGATGAACCAACGGCGAGTTTGGATCCGGAAAAAGCACAGGAAATTGCTCAATTAATTCAAAGAGAAGTAAAAGAAAAACAAAAGAGTGCCATTATGGTTACTCACGACCGTTCAGTATTAGAATATGTGGACACTGTCTATGAGTTAAAAAAAGGAAGTTTAGTTCGCCTGTAAGAAATATGCTATAATGTTCCTAATAAGGAGGAACTATGTTTAGTATATTAGTTTGTGAAGATGATTTTGCGATTAAAACAATGATTTCTACAAAATTAAAGCAAGAAAATTACTCTGTCTATACTGCTCAAAATGGACAAGAAGCTTTGAATTTGATGGAGAAACAACAGATTGATTTAGTCATTTCAGATATTATGATGCCTGAGATGGATGGTTATGAATTCGTTCAAATATTGAGAGAAACGAAGTATACATTGCCAATCTTAATGATTACCGCAAAATCTCAATTAGAATCGTTAGAAGAAGCTTTTAAATTAGGGGTGGATGACTATATGGTCAAGCCTCTACGATTAGAAGAACTCGTTTTAAGAGTGAAAGCATTATTGAGAAGATCTCAACTAGAAGCAGAAAAAGTGCTGACGTTTACTCACACTCGATTAGATTACAATGCCTTAACAATGACGGATTTAACAACAGGAGAACAAGTACAAATTCCCCCAAAAGAATTTTTCTTATTATACAAATTATTAAGTCATCCTGAAAAAATCTTTACACGATTAGATTTGTTAGATGATATATGGGGAATGGAAGAAGATTATGACGAGCGTTTAGTCGATGCTTGTATTAAAAGAATTCGTCAAAAACTAAAAGGGAACGAAGATTTCGACATTGTAACGGTTAGAGGATTAGGCTATAAAGGAACAATTAAACATGGATAAACAAAAAGAAATTCAATTTTCACTTCGAAAATATTTTGTCCGCTTATTTTTTATAATATTAGTAGCGACCAGTTTTATTGGAGTAGCGGTCATATTTTTCTTGAAAAATCTGTTAAAAATCGAAACAAGTTTAACGTCCTGGTTACTGATTTTTGGCGGAACGATTATTGTGATTGGAAGTTTAGTGATGTGGTGGGGATCCGTTTATTTAACACGTCCAATTTCTGATTTGAATGAATCTGTTAAATCAATTTCTAAGGGAAACTATAATCATAAAATCTACCGTAGACAGTATCCAAAAGACACTGCGAAATATCATAATGAAATTGATCAATTAGCTCGAAATATCAATCAAATGGCTGAAGATTTAAAGAAGAGTAGCCAACACCGTGCAGATTTTATTGCGAATTTCTCCCATGAATTAAAAACTCCAATTGCTGCATTAGTAGGAGTAAGTGATTTACTAGCAGACGAAAAATTGGATGAAGCAACAAGAAGGGACTTAACTCATATTTTACAATCAGAAAGTATGCGATTGAGTCGTTTATGTGATGATATTGTAACACTTACAAAAATGGAAAAAGGCTTTTCACCGCAGAAAACAAAAGTTCAATTGGATGAACAAATTCGACATGCAGTCATTTTGATGACGGAAAAGTGGAAAGAGAAAGAAATTCACTTAACTTTTTCAAGTAAGCCTGTCTATTGTCGAACCGATGCAGATTTGATGATGCAAGTTTGGACCAATTTAATTGATAATGCGATTAAATATTCTGGAGATACAGTCGAATTAAACATTACGATTCTTGAAGAAAATCAACAGGTTAAGGTTCTGATTGAAGATAAGGGAATTGGACTTACTCCAGAAGCACAACGACATATTTTTGAACAATTTTACCAAGCAGAACAATCACATGTGCAAGAAGGAAATGGATTAGGACTAGCGATTGTTCAATCCATTGTGCATCGTCTAAAAGGTGAAATTTCGGTAGAAAGCGAACTAGGAAAAGGAAGCGTATTTGAAATTATATTACCGATAGAAGATGAATCATTGTAAAAATTGGTTGTTCGACAAATCCTGTTGGTGAGAAATCACCGACAGGATTTTTTACATGCAAAAAAGAGAAATCCGAGTTATGATTAAGTCGACTAAAACAAATCAAAGGAGGATTTCTCTCATGGACTATTGTATACGAAAATTACTAAGATTAACAGAAGAAAATTTTATTACGGATGAAAATTGGTTAGAAATCGTGACAGAAAACAATGAAACAGTTCATAAAATTAATGGAACTTGGACAAGTGCTTGTACTTCTTGTCTATATTGTTCTAGCGAAAATGTGATGAAACATTCTCCTATGGAACATAAAATTAGAATTCCACACCTATTTGGACATAAGACTATTTTAGACCTTAAAGTACAACGATTCATCTGTAAAGATTGTCATAAAACATGGGTTGCAGATTGCCCTCTTGTTCCAAAAAATAGTAATATTTCTTATGATTTAGAGTGTCAAATTATGTTGTATTTAAAAGAAAACTTCTCTAGAAAAGCAATCGCTAAACTCCTTTCAATTTCTGATAAGACTGTTGAAAGAGTGATGAAAAAGTTTAAAATAAAAACAATGCAGCAGTATCATTATTTACCTAAAGTGCTTTGTTTAGATGAATTTAGAGGCGTTAAAACGCAACAAGGGAAAATGAATTTCATTTGTTTAGATGGAGAAAATCGCCAATTAATTGATATTTTGCCTGGTAGAACACTTCATGAAATGATTTCATTCTTTATGAAGTTTTCTCGTAAACAACGTTTAAAAGTAAGATATTTAGTGATGGATATGAATGCTTCTTATCAAAACCTTATTAAAACAGTATTTCCAAATGCTGTTATCGTAGTAGATCGATTCCATATCGTTCAACATATGAATCGTAATTTTAATCAACTGCGCATTGTGATTATGAAGCAATTCTCAGCGAAATCAACACAACAGAAGACATTGAAACGTTACTGGAAAGTACTCTTAAAGCCTAGTGATGAATTAGATGAAGAAAAATTAAGGTACAATTATCACTTCAAAACCTATCTTACTCAAGCTCAATTGGTAGAAAAATTATTGAGTTTTGACGAAGTGTTATCAGATGCATATGATTTCATTCAAGAACTTAGAAAAGCCTATAAAAAGAAAGATTACGAGGCATTTATGACATGTATAAAGGAAATTCCAAAACAATTACCTTATGAATTTAAGAAGAAGTTTGAAGTGTTTAAACGTTTTAAGAATGGGATTTATCAAGCTTTTACGACAGGATATTCCAATGGAGCTATTGAAGGAACGAATAATCTCATTAAAGTAATTAAACGTGTTGCATATGGATATCGAAATTTTGAGAATATGAAATTAAGAATCAAGATTATTAAAGGTTGTTTCTTTACCCCGGTCAATAGAAAGTCATTATGAGTTAAAAAAGTATGTATAGAGTCGTTTTAACTTGACAATGAGCCTCCATGGGCATGTTGAATTGGGGGAAGCGAAAAATAATATCAAATTTCACAGCCCCCAAACCGCTAATCGCGGATAACATGCCCCTGCTCATTATAAAGTTAAAACTAGATTTCGTTCATAGTTATGTTTGTGGTTGATTGTTAAATTAATTAAATCGTTAATTTTCTTCCACTTTGTTCATTTAAAATGAAAGACTTAATTTGGTGTTAAATTTAATCCACCAACAGAATTTGTCGATGAGCCTAAAAATTAAGCTCAACAAATCCCTGAGGATGGGGGCTCGTTGAGTTTTTTTGTTTCAGATAGACTCGATAAGCAGAATAAAGGATTTTGATTGCTGAAAATTAGTATTTCGTATATAGTTTGAAGTGTAAGATAATATAAGAAAAAGAGGGATTTGATATAAGTCAATTATATGTACATAACATATCAACTAACACAAAAACCTTAAAAAACCTTATATGTAATCCTATATTGGCGAAAGACTATCTCACCTTGAATTATATAAGATATCGGATATTAAAATGTAGGAAAATATTGGAATAAAAAACTATATAAGAATAAAATCGGCATTTTCGGCAGTCATAAAAGGCGACATCTTAGATAAATACATAAAAAATATAATGCACGAGATAAGAATGTTGATATAACAATATTTTTATTCATCTCAATCGTTTTCATGTTAGAAGAAATAATAGAAAACATATTTACTGCTAAGAAACTAATTTATTCTTATTCATAATTCGCTGATTGTAAAATTAAGCTAGAAAAAATAAATGTAATAAAAAACCAATATGATACACTAAAACCAAATTAATCACTACAAAAATAAGGAGTGTTTCATATTGACTTACCAACATATTAGCATAGAAGAATTAATTTGGATAGAGGGATATTGGGAAAAAGGAGAAAAAGTAGCTGTTATTGCGCAAAAACTGAATCGTTCACTACAAACTATCTATAATGTTATCAACTTTTTAAAGCAAGGCCATACAGTACATGAATACTATTATCGATACTGCGTCAATAAAAAAAGATGCGGTGCTAAGAAAAAGATACTCTCACAAGAAGATGTTGAGTATCTTCGAGAAAAGAATCAAGAAGGTTGGACACCTGATGTTATTATTGGTCGTAATGAAAGAGATTTAGGGATGTCCGTTAGAACATTATATAGAAGATATCAAGACACTTCTGAATTAAGTGTTCAAGATTTACTAATGAAGGGACAAAAAAACCAAATAACCATCAAGAAAAACGTGGAAAACAAGCCTTCAAACGTGGAATTAAAGAAAGAAATGAACTATTCCCAAATCTTTCAGAGGAATTTGGTCACTTCGAAGGAGATACAATGGTTGGAAAAAAACATAAGAGCGGTGTTATTACTTTAGTGGAAGTAAAGTCTAAATTGATTGTTACGTTAAAATCGAATGGAAGAACCGCAAAAGATATTGAAGAACGTCTTCACGAGTGGTTGAGTCATCTTCCTAAAAATTTTGTAAAGACAATCATATTCGATTGTGGGAAAGAGTTTTCTTATTGGAAAAGTATCTGTAACGAGCATGATATCCATATATTCTTTGCAGATCCTGGATGTTCTAGTCAAAGAGGATTAAATGAAAATTCCAATGGATTACTAAGAAAAGACGGCTTACCAAAACAAATGGATTTCAATCCAATTGATGAAGAGTTTATACAATCAATCGCTCATTACAGAAATAAAATCCCCAGAAAGTCATTGGGGTATTTAATTCCTATTGAAGTGTTTAGGGAATATATCCAACAATTTGTAGCATAATCAAGGTCGAGAAAAAAGCGCCAAATTTTTGGCGCGAACTCCCTAGGGAGTTATTGATTTATTTTGTTTTAGTTTATCAATTGATAAGTGTTAAAAAATTCTAGCTTAATTTGACAAATGAAAAATTAAAAAAAGACGGAAATAAATCCGTCTTAAGAAATATGTAAAGATTAAGCTGTAAAATGTGGTATAATATTTTCATTGAATATTTTATTTATTCGTGTATTACATATTGTTATAAGGAGTACACATGGCTATAACATATCGAAAATTATTCCATTTATTGATAGATAAAAATATGAGTGTTTCAGATTTACAAAAGAAAGCTGGGTATAGTGCTAATATATCAACCAGATTAAAAAATGATAATTACGTTTCTCTTGAAACAATAGAGAAAATATGTAGAGCTTTGAATTGCAAAATTGAGGATATTATAGAAATCAAGGAGGATTAGGATTGATAACAAAATCAAATTTAAAAGACGTTCTAAAATTAATCGGATATGAAGAACATAAAAATCAAGAAAGATATTTAACAAAAAAATACCAAGAATTTGATTGCTCCATTTCTGTTGATTTTGAAAATGAAAAAATAAACTATCCTGAAGACAAAGGCCTAATGGTATATAAGAGAACTACATGTAACTTTTCTGACCCTGAAAATTTTGTTGTTTTAGAATGCGTGACAAGGTTAATGGATAAAGGCTATCGACCAGAGCATATAGAAATTGAAAAAACATGGGCTTTAGGACATGATCAAAAAAGTGGTAGAGCAGATATTTTAGTAAAAGAAAGTAGCGGAAAAACCCTTTTTATAATTGAATGTAAAACTTACGGTAAAGAATATGATAAAGCTCTAAAAGACACTTTAAACGATGGAGCACAATTATTTTCTTACTGGCAACAAGAAAAATACTGTAAATGGCTTGTTCTATAT
It includes:
- the acpS gene encoding holo-ACP synthase; this encodes MAIIGVGMDAIELSRIEKIVVQDSSFIQRVLTSKEYSVYETLGIKRKVEYLAGRFAAKEAYSKALGTGIGKAVSFQDIEILNAKTGQPVLTAPHHYQKHVSITHTNHDAYAVVILEKTPSNIEEGK
- the alr gene encoding alanine racemase, with protein sequence MFPAIHRNTRVIINLNAIKQNIKTVKVHYPNTDIFAVVKANAYGHGMMEVAKAAHEEGVAGFCVALLDEAIQLRQEGCQETILILGISRLEDVPILCDYRISTTVSSLKWLKKAQTLIPDGKQLIVHLAIDTGMGRIGVRTPEQVQEIEQFLREHDSQFVFEGIFTHFATADEADTSQFEQQLASFNECVEALEQRPTYVHCSNSAAAIWHEGLTTNVIRWGIGLYGLNPSNGELQLPDTLQLEEALIWETEMVYVKQLHAGDTISYGATYTCSEDEWIATLPVGYADGYLRAYVPGEVIVSGVRCPIVGRVCMDQCMIRLPYEMSVGTKVTLLGKNGNECITAEELSHRSHTISYESLCLISDRVPRSYKL
- a CDS encoding type II toxin-antitoxin system PemK/MazF family toxin; the protein is MVKRGEVYLADLSPVVGSEQGGKRPVLIVQNDVGNHFSTTVIVAAITAKHEKANLPTHIEIQKDQFQFSKESTVLLEQVRTIDKVRLIERITEVDDAFMEKVNEGLRISFGI
- a CDS encoding ISL3 family transposase, whose amino-acid sequence is MTTIQEVVLQIKDKNVKWEDNVEEGYFKKKKSLFFFATYTYCLDACPNCSCVNRDFSIVKNGTRTSRITLNPVSGLPAFLKLRKQRFFCRECSHSFTADTTSIVDLNAFISKNVKNEMKVKACETVSESHIAKEMNVSVHTVRRVVNETAESLRIKPLNELPEHMCWDEFKSVASAESSMSFAYCDAITHQLVDVVQDRKMKNLVRYFNQFPLQTRLNVKTISIDMYAPYIEVIKRLFPKAKIIIDPFHIIQALNRELNKTRTRKMNQVRFKDRRLYNKLKRYWKLILKNRDDLQSYHYSYYRLFDWLTHSQGIVDYLLQEVPSLKPEYETVHQLREVFKERNFNDFKEELMSVQPKLLSDGLNRVLQTFKKFLPYLQNSCEYPTLSNGPIEGINNKIKVLKRNAYGYSSFTHFRNRILLMSKLFTPTTKKGIKQPDAA
- a CDS encoding ABC transporter permease — translated: MKIAWNEIKYQPKKFILIEVLIVIMMFMVIFLSGLTNGLGRTITAQIENFGEVQYILSKDSEGVIPFSNFTSQSLTEIEALKLEESFGLVIQRSSLSKENEDSTQDVTFFAVDHLNQVSSKVETMNYSLEKLGNQEVVLDESYKEKGIAVGDTIQDKASKDNLTVVAFAKNAKYGHSSIAFVTAETYEAMRQKTDPNYTWKPQTIVTKQAVDSDQLSNQLIVFQPKQLIKKIPGYTAENMTLTMITWVLLVASSAILGVFFYILTLQKLQQFGVLKAIGMSMKQITAIQLSQIGILSVIGVGVGLALAFAMALVLPSAMPFYMTLQGNVTIALSFILIAVLCGALSILKIKQVDPIEVIGGKGE
- a CDS encoding ABC transporter ATP-binding protein, which gives rise to MSVIELKNITKSFMDGMQKREILHDLNLTVNKGEFVAIVGPSGSGKSTFLSIAGLLLSSDSGEIRIADQNLTNVTQSEWTKKRLELLGFIFQDHQLLSYMTVGNQLEEVSKLKGQKDSAKRKEEVQTLLKELGVDGCYHLYPNQISGGQKQRVAIARAFIGNPQLILADEPTASLDPEKAQEIAQLIQREVKEKQKSAIMVTHDRSVLEYVDTVYELKKGSLVRL
- a CDS encoding response regulator transcription factor, whose amino-acid sequence is MFSILVCEDDFAIKTMISTKLKQENYSVYTAQNGQEALNLMEKQQIDLVISDIMMPEMDGYEFVQILRETKYTLPILMITAKSQLESLEEAFKLGVDDYMVKPLRLEELVLRVKALLRRSQLEAEKVLTFTHTRLDYNALTMTDLTTGEQVQIPPKEFFLLYKLLSHPEKIFTRLDLLDDIWGMEEDYDERLVDACIKRIRQKLKGNEDFDIVTVRGLGYKGTIKHG
- a CDS encoding HAMP domain-containing sensor histidine kinase, whose amino-acid sequence is MDKQKEIQFSLRKYFVRLFFIILVATSFIGVAVIFFLKNLLKIETSLTSWLLIFGGTIIVIGSLVMWWGSVYLTRPISDLNESVKSISKGNYNHKIYRRQYPKDTAKYHNEIDQLARNINQMAEDLKKSSQHRADFIANFSHELKTPIAALVGVSDLLADEKLDEATRRDLTHILQSESMRLSRLCDDIVTLTKMEKGFSPQKTKVQLDEQIRHAVILMTEKWKEKEIHLTFSSKPVYCRTDADLMMQVWTNLIDNAIKYSGDTVELNITILEENQQVKVLIEDKGIGLTPEAQRHIFEQFYQAEQSHVQEGNGLGLAIVQSIVHRLKGEISVESELGKGSVFEIILPIEDESL
- a CDS encoding ISL3 family transposase → MQKREIRVMIKSTKTNQRRISLMDYCIRKLLRLTEENFITDENWLEIVTENNETVHKINGTWTSACTSCLYCSSENVMKHSPMEHKIRIPHLFGHKTILDLKVQRFICKDCHKTWVADCPLVPKNSNISYDLECQIMLYLKENFSRKAIAKLLSISDKTVERVMKKFKIKTMQQYHYLPKVLCLDEFRGVKTQQGKMNFICLDGENRQLIDILPGRTLHEMISFFMKFSRKQRLKVRYLVMDMNASYQNLIKTVFPNAVIVVDRFHIVQHMNRNFNQLRIVIMKQFSAKSTQQKTLKRYWKVLLKPSDELDEEKLRYNYHFKTYLTQAQLVEKLLSFDEVLSDAYDFIQELRKAYKKKDYEAFMTCIKEIPKQLPYEFKKKFEVFKRFKNGIYQAFTTGYSNGAIEGTNNLIKVIKRVAYGYRNFENMKLRIKIIKGCFFTPVNRKSL
- a CDS encoding helix-turn-helix domain-containing protein produces the protein MAITYRKLFHLLIDKNMSVSDLQKKAGYSANISTRLKNDNYVSLETIEKICRALNCKIEDIIEIKED